From a single Clostridium isatidis genomic region:
- a CDS encoding site-2 protease family protein, with translation MNLNYILLFFKIIFFEYILIILHELTHFIVSLFLKLKCSYIYIIPFKLYKNNGKFKISVVKFFNHNITSELHFNSLNITNKEDYNNLINKLRIFLYSGPIFDFIVFISLFLIGIIFVEYAYLAIIALLHFGISTMNFFNSDGKYAIGAKEDKRIAFDLVRNFSLCANGYVNPDTKKFLTDVYKEISSEIDYKEFDVNNLWDFLNNTSFYTNSILSYFNNDLYEIEQNFIEFSEVLIRDFDEIIELDYRQEKKTSLLIAYYLIYNKLYKPHYQVDKNLYDKIYKGIKEDYYQAILRLYFDEKNENTIDYLKFEKNMPIEYNYKEGYSKLFYNLLNLYKNI, from the coding sequence ATGAACTTGAATTATATATTGCTATTCTTTAAAATTATATTTTTTGAATATATCCTTATTATTCTACATGAATTAACACATTTTATTGTATCTTTATTTTTAAAATTAAAATGCTCATATATTTATATCATTCCTTTTAAATTATATAAAAATAATGGAAAATTTAAAATCTCAGTAGTCAAATTTTTTAATCATAATATAACAAGCGAACTACATTTTAATTCATTGAACATTACAAATAAAGAAGATTATAATAATCTTATAAATAAACTTAGAATTTTTTTATATTCAGGTCCAATTTTTGATTTTATTGTTTTTATCTCCTTGTTTTTAATAGGTATAATATTTGTTGAATATGCTTATTTAGCTATTATTGCTTTATTACACTTTGGAATTTCAACGATGAATTTTTTTAACAGTGATGGTAAATATGCAATTGGAGCAAAAGAAGATAAAAGAATAGCCTTCGATTTAGTGCGAAATTTTAGCTTATGCGCTAATGGATATGTAAATCCTGATACTAAAAAATTTCTAACAGATGTTTATAAAGAAATTTCAAGTGAAATTGATTATAAAGAGTTTGATGTTAATAACCTATGGGATTTTTTAAATAATACATCCTTTTATACTAACTCTATCTTAAGTTATTTTAATAATGACCTTTATGAAATAGAGCAAAACTTTATTGAATTTTCTGAAGTATTAATAAGAGACTTTGATGAAATAATAGAACTGGATTATAGGCAAGAAAAAAAGACCTCATTATTAATTGCTTATTATTTAATTTATAATAAGCTTTATAAGCCTCATTATCAAGTTGATAAGAATTTATATGACAAAATATACAAAGGTATTAAAGAGGACTATTATCAAGCTATTTTAAGGCTTTATTTTGATGAAAAAAATGAAAATACAATCGATTATTTAAAATTCGAAAAAAATATGCCAATTGAATATAATTATAAAGAAGGTTATAGTAAATTATTTTATAATTTACTAAATCTATATAAGAATATTTAA
- a CDS encoding HPr family phosphocarrier protein, which produces MVSKDVVVNNGTGLHARPATLLVKKASSFKSDVSIEYNGKKANVKSLIGVLSLGVTKGAKITIIANGDDEAKAVEEIATLIANLED; this is translated from the coding sequence ATGGTATCTAAAGACGTTGTTGTTAACAATGGAACTGGTTTACACGCTAGACCAGCAACTTTATTAGTTAAGAAAGCTTCATCATTCAAATCAGATGTAAGTATTGAGTACAATGGAAAGAAGGCTAATGTTAAAAGCTTAATTGGTGTTCTTTCACTAGGAGTTACAAAGGGAGCTAAAATAACTATTATTGCAAACGGTGATGACGAAGCTAAAGCTGTTGAAGAAATAGCAACTTTAATAGCAAACTTAGAAGACTAG
- a CDS encoding aldo/keto reductase, giving the protein MKSLSDVYVLSNNVKIPCIGFGTWQSPDGEVAISSVEEAIRVGYRHIDTAAIYGNEESVGIAIKNSNIPREEIFVTSKVWNTDQGYDSTLKAFDESLRKLGLDYLDLYLIHWPVPKIFKDNWEKISIETWRAFEKLYKDGKVRAIGVSNFKPHHIQNLIDNCEIVPMVNQIQLHPGLNQEEIVKYCRENNILIEAYSPFGTGNIFSINDLDHIAEKYNKTVAQICLRWSLQKGHLPLPKSVTPSRILENTKIFDFEIDEEDMNFIDNLNNDFKKVKDPDNINF; this is encoded by the coding sequence ATGAAAAGCTTATCAGATGTTTATGTTTTATCTAACAATGTGAAAATACCTTGTATCGGCTTTGGTACTTGGCAAAGTCCAGATGGAGAAGTTGCAATTTCATCAGTAGAAGAAGCAATAAGAGTTGGATATAGACATATAGATACTGCTGCTATTTATGGTAATGAAGAAAGTGTAGGAATTGCAATTAAAAATAGTAATATTCCGAGAGAAGAAATTTTTGTTACCAGCAAAGTATGGAATACAGATCAAGGATATGATAGTACCTTAAAAGCCTTTGATGAATCATTAAGAAAATTAGGATTAGACTACTTAGATTTATATTTAATTCATTGGCCTGTGCCTAAAATTTTTAAGGATAATTGGGAAAAAATAAGTATAGAAACCTGGAGGGCCTTTGAAAAATTATATAAGGATGGAAAGGTTAGGGCAATAGGAGTAAGTAATTTTAAGCCTCATCATATTCAAAATTTAATTGATAATTGTGAAATTGTACCTATGGTAAATCAAATACAATTACATCCCGGATTAAATCAAGAAGAGATAGTAAAATATTGCAGGGAAAATAATATTTTAATTGAGGCCTACAGTCCTTTTGGAACAGGAAATATATTTAGTATAAATGATTTAGATCATATTGCAGAGAAATATAATAAGACTGTAGCTCAGATCTGTTTAAGGTGGTCCTTACAAAAGGGGCATTTACCGCTTCCAAAATCAGTTACTCCAAGTAGAATATTAGAAAATACTAAAATATTTGATTTCGAGATTGATGAAGAAGATATGAACTTTATTGATAATTTAAATAATGATTTTAAAAAGGTAAAGGATCCAGATAATATTAATTTCTAA
- a CDS encoding GNAT family N-acetyltransferase yields the protein MEFKIKTFDELSNEELYSILRLRSEIFVVEQNCVYQDMDNKDLKAFHLMAIDEGQIVAYLRILNKGVSYKEISIGRVVVKKEYRRRKLGLEIINRAIDYIKNIMKENEIRISAQVYAKNLYKKAGFKEVSEEYLEDDIPHVEMLFK from the coding sequence ATGGAATTCAAGATTAAAACTTTCGATGAGTTAAGCAATGAGGAACTATATTCAATTTTAAGATTACGTTCTGAAATTTTTGTAGTAGAACAAAATTGTGTATATCAAGATATGGATAATAAAGACTTAAAAGCCTTTCATTTGATGGCAATTGATGAAGGTCAAATTGTAGCTTATTTAAGAATATTAAATAAGGGAGTATCCTATAAAGAAATTTCTATAGGAAGAGTTGTAGTAAAAAAAGAATATAGAAGAAGAAAACTTGGGCTGGAAATAATTAATAGGGCAATAGATTATATTAAAAATATTATGAAAGAAAATGAAATAAGGATATCTGCCCAAGTATATGCAAAAAATCTTTATAAAAAAGCAGGATTTAAAGAAGTATCAGAGGAATATTTAGAAGATGATATTCCTCATGTAGAAATGCTATTTAAGTAA
- a CDS encoding serine/threonine protein kinase, which produces MKLKHQIEIQDCKFLGSGAEGSVFLTKDGLAIKAFKKIKNAIAEEEILKITKDSPFFPKCIVRASNIIIREYVEGENLYEYIIKNGISYNLSKEIIDLIEDFKRLKFTRLNIRNSHIFVNKNCKIKVIDPRKPFSKITPYPRDIIEILIRARVFDEFLKHLLDYKPELLSFWTEGYRYLATIRKRRIQKYA; this is translated from the coding sequence ATGAAACTAAAACACCAAATAGAAATTCAAGATTGTAAATTTCTTGGTTCTGGCGCAGAAGGTTCTGTATTTTTAACTAAAGACGGCTTGGCTATTAAAGCTTTTAAAAAAATAAAAAATGCCATTGCTGAAGAAGAAATACTTAAAATTACTAAAGATAGTCCTTTTTTTCCTAAATGTATAGTTCGTGCAAGTAATATTATTATTAGAGAATATGTTGAAGGCGAAAATTTATATGAATATATAATAAAAAATGGAATTTCCTATAATTTATCCAAAGAAATAATTGATTTAATAGAAGATTTTAAAAGACTAAAATTTACTAGATTAAACATTAGAAATTCTCATATATTTGTTAATAAAAATTGTAAAATTAAAGTTATAGATCCTAGAAAACCTTTTAGTAAAATAACTCCTTACCCTAGAGATATTATTGAAATTTTAATAAGGGCAAGGGTTTTTGATGAATTTTTAAAACATCTTCTTGATTATAAACCAGAATTGCTTAGTTTTTGGACTGAAGGTTATAGATATCTTGCCACTATTAGGAAAAGAAGGATTCAAAAATATGCTTAA
- a CDS encoding stage V sporulation protein S — translation MEVLKVSTKSNPNSVAGALAAIIKEKNIAEIQAVGAGAINQAVKAIAIARGFVAPSGKDIVCVPAFTDIQIDGEERTAIKLIVQPR, via the coding sequence GTGGAAGTATTAAAAGTTTCAACAAAATCAAATCCAAATTCAGTTGCAGGTGCATTAGCTGCAATTATTAAAGAAAAGAATATAGCAGAAATTCAAGCAGTGGGAGCGGGTGCTATAAATCAAGCTGTAAAAGCAATAGCTATAGCAAGAGGCTTCGTTGCTCCTAGTGGTAAGGACATAGTATGTGTTCCAGCCTTTACTGATATTCAAATAGACGGTGAAGAAAGAACTGCCATAAAATTAATTGTTCAACCAAGATAA
- a CDS encoding arsenate reductase family protein yields MNIQIFGRKKSFDTKKAERYFKERKIKFQFVDLDEKGISKGELNSIKQKIKINDLINESSKEYKQLNLDKIRSVEMKEEIILKNPRVINAPIVRNGREATVGYQKEVWDTWFEK; encoded by the coding sequence ATGAATATACAAATATTTGGGAGAAAAAAATCTTTTGATACAAAAAAAGCAGAGAGATACTTTAAGGAAAGAAAAATAAAATTTCAGTTTGTAGATTTAGATGAAAAGGGAATAAGTAAAGGAGAATTAAATTCAATTAAGCAAAAAATAAAAATTAATGATCTAATCAATGAAAGTTCTAAGGAATATAAGCAGCTAAATCTAGATAAAATAAGAAGTGTTGAAATGAAAGAAGAAATTATATTAAAAAATCCTAGAGTTATAAATGCTCCTATCGTAAGAAATGGAAGGGAAGCAACTGTAGGGTATCAAAAGGAAGTTTGGGATACTTGGTTTGAAAAATAG
- a CDS encoding DUF6398 domain-containing protein: MQQTHNNERIIEIMNAINEVCKGSLDERYLFLAENLCKELFKIKYDGINKGKANSWACGIVHAIANRNNLFKNSDIKVTDIYKLFNVSSSTGLSKSKEIRSAIDLQEERWSIEFVENINKSDIYEELAADSEIDENLLKANKIANDAWNNKSFNKRVRLAKEALKINEKCAEAYIILSFDNSLSKEQQKELAKKAVDFSTNNINSEILKKYKGNFLDFDLTKTYFSAKYRLGSLLWNMKEKQAAIKEFLDLIEVFPKDSLMVRSSLMSWLIEENMDKELEELLDKYKGDYLASTKFTKALYFYKLGKKEEALRYLRVANSSNPFVIEFLLKQRKIKKNNNKFEKLGSEEEAINYIKYGEDAWNSVNGAKSWLKEVKEHL, from the coding sequence ATGCAACAAACACATAACAATGAAAGAATTATAGAAATAATGAATGCTATCAATGAGGTCTGCAAAGGTAGTTTAGATGAAAGATATTTGTTTCTTGCAGAGAATTTATGTAAAGAATTATTTAAAATAAAATATGATGGAATAAATAAGGGTAAAGCAAATTCTTGGGCCTGTGGAATAGTACATGCTATTGCTAATAGAAATAATTTATTTAAAAACAGCGATATAAAAGTAACTGATATTTATAAATTATTTAATGTAAGCAGTAGTACAGGATTATCTAAATCTAAAGAAATTAGAAGTGCTATTGATTTACAGGAGGAAAGATGGTCAATAGAATTTGTAGAAAATATTAATAAATCGGATATTTATGAAGAACTAGCTGCTGATTCAGAAATTGATGAAAATTTATTAAAAGCTAATAAAATAGCAAATGATGCTTGGAACAATAAAAGCTTTAATAAGAGAGTTAGATTAGCAAAGGAAGCACTAAAAATAAACGAAAAATGTGCAGAGGCATACATTATTTTGTCTTTTGATAATTCCTTATCTAAGGAACAGCAAAAAGAATTGGCAAAAAAGGCTGTAGATTTTTCAACAAATAATATCAATTCAGAAATATTAAAGAAATATAAAGGTAATTTCTTAGATTTTGATTTAACTAAGACATATTTTAGTGCAAAATATAGGTTAGGAAGTTTACTTTGGAATATGAAAGAAAAACAAGCAGCTATAAAGGAATTTTTAGATTTAATTGAAGTCTTTCCAAAAGATTCATTAATGGTAAGATCTTCTTTAATGTCTTGGTTAATTGAAGAAAATATGGATAAAGAGTTAGAGGAACTTTTAGATAAATACAAGGGTGATTATTTAGCTTCAACTAAATTTACAAAAGCTCTTTACTTTTATAAGCTAGGAAAAAAAGAAGAAGCTTTAAGATATTTAAGAGTTGCTAATTCTTCCAACCCTTTTGTAATAGAATTTTTATTAAAACAAAGAAAAATAAAAAAGAATAATAATAAGTTTGAAAAACTAGGAAGTGAAGAAGAAGCCATTAATTATATTAAATATGGTGAAGATGCTTGGAACTCTGTTAATGGAGCTAAAAGTTGGCTAAAAGAAGTAAAAGAGCATTTATAG